DNA from Patescibacteria group bacterium:
GAGACCTCAGACTGTCTTCACTTCGCGTGCGCTCACGCCACTTCGCCACCACGCCTTATCTACAAATTATAAAGGTACTATTACAATACCACATCGTTGCTTCCCAACGCTTCGGTCCGAGACCTCAGACTGTCTTCACTTCGCGTGCGCTCACGCCACTTCGCCACCACGCCGTTGAACTATACTTTACCATAATTTCTGTTTGAGGGGCGGGAATTTTTACAGACCTACATTTTTAACAACTCATCAATGTGTTGCCTATTTTTCTCTCCTTTGTCTATCGCAAAATCAAAGAATGGAATAAATTGCATCCGCGTCTTTGATTTTACATAATTTTTGAAATCCGATCTCTTTCTTTTAACGAAGTTCAGTGCCGGCTCTTCTCCTTTTTCAGGCAGTACGGTTATGAGGATGAGCGCGCGGCGCATATTGTCCGACACCCGGCAGTCAGTCACGGTGATCATTGAAGTTCCGGCAGACTCTATTTGCAGGAACTGCGCCGCGAGTCCTTTTAAAAGTCCACCTAGTTTTTCTTGTTTCGTTCCCATGTGTTTGTGCTCATACCAGGCCTTATTTTGTCGTCGTGATGAATGAGGCAATAGTATCTCCGGAGGCGATTTCCACCTTTGATTCGATCATAGCGCCGCATTCGCTTCCTTCCTTCACCTCGGTCGTTTTTATTTTTTGTTGTTGTAACTCCAATATTTTCCCACTGCCGATCTCCGTCTCGCGTCTGAATATCTTTACGCGCCCTCCGACCTTAATAAACCCGACCGTCACCCTTCCACCCAGCACTTGCTTGTCTTTTGTCTTGCCGAACACCCTGAGGATCTTTGCTTCCCCGACCTGCTCTTCAACCTCTTCTTTGGGCGCGCGCTTCAGCACTTCTTCTTCCATATAGTCGGTAATGTTGTAGATGATGGCAAATGTTTTGATCGTAATGCCAAGTTTCTCCGCGGCAGCGGTCGCTTTGCTGTCTGCGCGAACGCGGAAACCGATAATGATGGATTCGGGAGAACCGGACGCGACCTTGATGTCATTTTCAGTGATGTCGCCGGCCC
Protein-coding regions in this window:
- a CDS encoding ribosome-binding factor A; its protein translation is MGTKQEKLGGLLKGLAAQFLQIESAGTSMITVTDCRVSDNMRRALILITVLPEKGEEPALNFVKRKRSDFKNYVKSKTRMQFIPFFDFAIDKGEKNRQHIDELLKM